In Parasegetibacter sp. NRK P23, a single genomic region encodes these proteins:
- a CDS encoding ThiF family adenylyltransferase, giving the protein MIPYWLSRTELLLGAETVGHMMEHHVLVVGLGGVGGICAEMIARGGVNRMTIVDADVVELSNCNRQIPALHSNEGRKKAEVMAERLKDINPNIQLRVLPMFLDAEKTEELFRHNHYDYAVDCIDTLSAKVAFLKTCLAHQVPVVSALGAGGKVDPSQVQVADISKTHQCKLAQAVRKKLHESGIYTGFKAVFSPEQVDQSRVIVSEKAFPKKSLIGTISYMPAIFGCVCASVVLRDIMKPSGTK; this is encoded by the coding sequence ATGATCCCTTATTGGTTAAGCAGGACTGAATTATTGCTGGGAGCGGAAACCGTGGGCCACATGATGGAACACCATGTATTGGTGGTGGGCCTCGGTGGCGTGGGTGGCATATGCGCGGAAATGATCGCAAGGGGAGGCGTGAACAGGATGACGATCGTGGATGCCGACGTGGTGGAACTATCCAACTGTAACCGCCAGATACCAGCCCTGCATTCCAATGAAGGAAGAAAAAAAGCAGAGGTAATGGCAGAACGATTGAAAGACATCAATCCAAACATACAACTCCGTGTTTTGCCCATGTTTCTTGACGCTGAAAAAACGGAAGAACTCTTCAGGCATAACCATTATGATTATGCGGTGGATTGCATTGATACCTTATCGGCCAAGGTTGCGTTTCTGAAGACCTGCCTTGCGCACCAGGTACCCGTGGTGTCTGCTCTTGGTGCCGGGGGGAAAGTGGATCCCTCACAGGTACAGGTAGCCGATATCAGCAAGACTCACCAATGCAAGCTGGCCCAGGCGGTCAGGAAAAAACTGCATGAATCCGGTATTTACACCGGGTTCAAAGCTGTTTTTTCACCGGAACAGGTGGATCAGTCAAGAGTGATCGTCTCTGAAAAAGCCTTCCCCAAGAAATCACTTATCGGTACCATATCTTACATGCCGGCGATCTTCGGGTGTGTATGTGCCAGCGTGGTACTAAGAGACATCATGAAACCTTCCGGGACAAAGTGA
- a CDS encoding YCF48-related protein translates to MNSKIFYLLLLFFPICASAQQPVYKVDTLVTKKGVSFRGLSVVDDNTVWVSGSRGTVGRSVDGGTTWNWYTVEGYEKVEFRDIEAFDAQNAVIMGIGSPGYILRTHNGGGTWKLVYENRDTAMFMDAMVFWNIHSGIAVGDPINGKLFVTRSFDGGKTWKDIPLEHRPVADSGEAMFASSGTNVRPLDLDEAVIVTGGLAAHLYIRDQRIPLPIMKGTQTSGANSVAVKTPKKRKKSTELIIVGGDFTRDTVTTGNCVYTTDLGKTWQTPVTPPHGYRSCVEYFGEKKIIACGTSGVDVSVDGGKHFALVSREGYHVCLKAKNGKAVFLAGNGKVGVLRVGNK, encoded by the coding sequence ATGAATTCCAAAATTTTTTATCTGCTGCTGTTGTTTTTCCCTATTTGTGCATCTGCCCAGCAACCTGTTTACAAGGTAGATACACTGGTTACGAAGAAAGGCGTAAGTTTCCGCGGCCTTAGCGTTGTAGATGACAACACGGTATGGGTAAGCGGTTCCCGTGGTACAGTAGGACGTTCCGTTGATGGCGGCACCACCTGGAATTGGTACACCGTGGAAGGTTATGAGAAAGTGGAATTCAGGGATATTGAAGCGTTCGACGCGCAAAACGCCGTTATTATGGGCATTGGAAGCCCGGGTTACATTCTCCGGACGCACAACGGCGGCGGCACCTGGAAACTGGTGTATGAGAACCGCGACACGGCCATGTTCATGGATGCGATGGTCTTCTGGAACATCCATTCCGGTATCGCCGTGGGTGATCCGATCAACGGAAAACTGTTTGTTACCCGCAGTTTCGACGGGGGAAAAACCTGGAAGGATATTCCGTTAGAACACCGTCCCGTAGCCGATAGCGGCGAGGCCATGTTCGCGTCCAGCGGCACCAATGTACGCCCCCTCGATCTGGATGAGGCTGTAATTGTGACCGGCGGATTAGCCGCACATTTGTACATTCGCGACCAAAGAATTCCCTTGCCCATCATGAAAGGCACGCAAACATCCGGCGCTAATTCCGTAGCGGTGAAAACACCAAAAAAAAGAAAGAAAAGCACGGAACTGATTATTGTTGGTGGGGACTTTACGCGGGATACCGTAACCACAGGGAACTGTGTATATACCACTGATCTCGGTAAAACCTGGCAAACGCCAGTTACACCGCCCCATGGATACCGGTCCTGTGTGGAATATTTTGGGGAGAAAAAGATTATTGCCTGTGGCACTTCGGGCGTGGATGTTTCTGTTGATGGGGGAAAGCATTTTGCACTGGTTTCCAGAGAAGGGTATCATGTGTGTTTGAAGGCTAAGAATGGGAAAGCGGTGTTTCTCGCGGGGAATGGTAAGGTTGGGGTGTTGCGGGTGGGGAATAAATAA